One part of the Cyclobacteriaceae bacterium genome encodes these proteins:
- a CDS encoding alpha/beta fold hydrolase — MVTILTVLIVIYLGICISFYFFQHYGFFRPEILSSAFQYKYPFPFEELDFDMEDGGRINAIYFKVPNSRGVVYYLKGNSKSLKGWGKFAKDFLSNGYDFFMMDYRGFGKSRGKRSQTRVFNDAQYMYKWLSESYPENKIVLYGRSWGSGVAARIASWNKPAMLILDSPYFSFYYNVNRYLFFIPLRWLLKYDIRTDQYLKTVTCPVHIIHGTHDRLISYSQSIKLKNLYPDKITLHSIEGARHNNLPEYPEFFDKLYHILYVKPVST; from the coding sequence ATGGTCACAATCCTTACTGTACTGATTGTTATTTATCTCGGCATCTGCATTTCATTTTACTTTTTTCAGCATTACGGATTTTTTCGGCCTGAAATTCTATCCTCGGCATTTCAATATAAATATCCTTTTCCGTTTGAGGAACTGGATTTTGATATGGAAGATGGCGGACGGATTAACGCGATCTATTTTAAGGTGCCGAATTCCCGTGGTGTCGTGTACTACTTAAAAGGAAATTCAAAAAGCCTTAAAGGTTGGGGAAAATTTGCTAAGGATTTTTTAAGTAACGGTTACGACTTTTTTATGATGGACTACCGCGGGTTTGGGAAAAGCCGAGGTAAGCGAAGCCAAACGCGTGTGTTTAACGATGCCCAGTACATGTATAAATGGTTAAGTGAATCCTATCCGGAAAACAAGATTGTTTTGTATGGCCGTTCGTGGGGCAGCGGTGTGGCGGCCCGCATTGCTTCGTGGAATAAACCGGCCATGCTTATACTTGATTCACCCTATTTTAGCTTTTACTACAACGTAAACCGGTACTTATTTTTTATTCCCTTGCGGTGGTTGTTGAAATACGACATCCGCACCGATCAGTACCTCAAAACAGTGACTTGCCCAGTACACATTATTCATGGTACGCACGACAGGCTGATATCATATTCGCAAAGTATTAAATTGAAAAATCTCTATCCGGATAAGATTACGTTGCACAGTATTGAGGGTGCGCGTCATAATAACCTGCCGGAGTATCCTGAATTTTTTGATAAGCTCTACCATATCCTGTATGTAAAACCTGTGTCAACCTGA
- a CDS encoding alpha/beta fold hydrolase encodes MKKLSSILKIALLLTLVYLLVAFGFYFFQERFVFQAEKLPDDYVFQFEDAFEEYFIPVRESAALNALLFKTNQPAKGFILYFHGNADNLQRWGKYAGDLTRFGYDVLMVDYRGYGKSSGEPSENVLYQDAQTVLEWSRQNVQYNRLILYGRSLGAAVASKLATTNEADYLILETPFDEINSVAHPAFKPVTQLLSKRMILSNKDHLQHVNCGVLIIHGTDDWVVPLESAIKLKAFLKPGDEFVIIEGGGHKNLNEFAEYHRAIATVLD; translated from the coding sequence AAATTGCCCTGTTGTTGACGTTGGTTTATCTGCTTGTCGCTTTTGGATTTTATTTTTTCCAGGAACGTTTTGTTTTTCAGGCTGAGAAATTGCCGGATGATTATGTTTTTCAATTTGAAGACGCATTTGAAGAATATTTTATTCCCGTTCGCGAATCCGCTGCCCTTAATGCGTTGTTGTTTAAAACAAACCAACCGGCTAAAGGGTTCATCCTTTATTTTCACGGTAATGCCGATAACCTGCAGCGGTGGGGAAAGTATGCGGGCGACCTTACACGCTTTGGATATGATGTTTTAATGGTGGATTATCGGGGCTATGGCAAAAGCAGTGGCGAACCTTCAGAAAATGTGCTTTATCAAGATGCTCAAACTGTACTTGAATGGAGCCGGCAGAACGTTCAATACAACCGGTTGATTCTTTACGGGCGCTCATTGGGCGCAGCGGTGGCATCAAAACTGGCCACTACCAACGAAGCCGATTACCTTATCCTGGAAACCCCGTTCGATGAAATTAACAGTGTTGCGCATCCGGCTTTTAAACCTGTAACCCAGTTGCTTTCTAAAAGAATGATCCTGTCAAATAAGGATCATTTGCAACACGTGAACTGTGGCGTACTGATTATACATGGTACAGATGATTGGGTTGTACCGTTGGAGTCGGCTATAAAACTTAAAGCCTTTCTAAAGCCCGGTGATGAATTTGTAATTATCGAAGGAGGAGGGCATAAGAACCTGAACGAGTTTGCTGAGTACCACAGGGCTATAGCAACTGTGCTTGATTAA